The segment CGCATAAATCGCGATTTAAAGCGCCCGCCAAAGATTGCTGCCGGGCGTTCTGTATTGTAGGAGTAGATATACCCCAATGGCTACACTGCCGCCTCAACCCGTAGCGGTTAAGTGCCCCAATTGTGGCACGAACTTTCAAACGCCCGTCTTCCAGCTGATCGACGTAGGACAGCAGCCGGAGCTGAAGCAGGCGTTCCTGTCGGGTCGCGTCAACGTCGCGGTCTGTCCCAAGTGCGGCGCAGGCGGTATGCTCTCCGCGCCGCTGGTCTATCACGATCCCGAAAAGCAGATCTTTTTCAGCCTCTTCCCGCAGGAAGTGCAGGCCAGGCCCGAAGAGCAGGAGCGCTTTATCGGCGCGTTGCAGCAGATCGTGATGCAGAGTGTGCCCGCCGACAGGCCCAAGGGCTACCTGCTCAACCCGCGCCGCTTTATCACGCTGACCTCGATGCTGGATGAGATTCTGGAGGCCGAGGGCATCTCGAAAGAGGCGCTGGCCGCGCAGCGCAAGCGCACCGAGCTGCTGGGTCGGCTGTTGCAGGCGGATGAGGATGAGGCCGCGTTCACCAAGCTGGTCGAAGAGAACAGGGCCGCGCTGGACTACGAGTTCTTCGTCACGCTCGCCGCGTACATCGAGGCGTCGGAGGCCGACCAGGATCAGGAGTCGTTCGAGCGCTTCACCAGCCTGCGCGACCGGCTGCTGCAACTGACGGGCTTCGACGCATCCAGCCTGGGCGGTGACGAGCCCGGTGTCGACGCCGCGATCGACGCGCTGCTGGCGGCGGAGGAGGCCACGCTTGAGGAAACGATCGCGGAGTATCGCCCGGCGATCGACTACGACTTCTACGCCATGCTCACCGAGCGGGCCGAGGCGGCCCGCGCTGCGGGCAATACCGCCGAGGCCGAACAGATCGAGGCGCGCCGGTCGCTGATCCTCGAAACGACCGAGCGCATGGACCGCGAGGCGCAGGCGATGTTCGAGGGCGCGGCGCAGACGCTACGCGAGGTGCTTCAGGCCGAAGATCTGCGACAGGCGCTGGCCGAGCGCCGCGATCAGCTCAGCGAGGCGTTCTTGCTCGTCGTGGCTGCCAACCGCGAGTCGGCACAGCGCGCGAACAAGCCCGACATCATCGAGCGGCTGAACGAGATCGAGCGGCTGACCGTCGAGGTCGTGCAGGAGTCGATGTCGCCCGAAGAGCGCTTTATCGGCCAGCTTTTGAGCACCGAAAAGCCGCAGGACGCGACTAAGCTGCTGCGCCAGAACGCGGCCAAGATCACGCCCGATCTGGTCAAGCGCATCAACGAGCTGGCCGAGGAGATGGACAAGGGCGGGCGCAAGGAGATGTCCGACCGCCTGCGACAGCTTGGCCGCGAAGCCGCGTCGATGCTTTTCTAACCGGATTCGCTCGTCATCCTGGGATGTATTGGTGAGATGCGTGATTGCGCGTATTCCGTAGGGGCGTATTGCTATGCCCCGTCTTCGGAGGTTGCCCATGCTCACCGATACATCCCTCTAATGGCATTTTGTATGAACATGAAACGATTCGCCGGACCCGCGCTGCTCGTGCTTGGAGCGTTCGGGTTCTCACTCCTTTCTCCGGCGGCGGTCGACGCCTTCGCCGGGATGCTGCCCGCCGTCACCGCGCTCCTGGCGACCGCCTTCGCGGCGGCGGTGTTTGCGCGCTGGCGCAGCAACGGGCGGCGCTATCTGCTCTTCTGGGGCATCGGCCTGACGTTCTACGCGCTGGGCACGGCGATGGAGGCCGCCTTTGGCTTCTTTGGCTGGCAGCCCTGGATCTTTCGTACCTACTACCTGTCGGGCGCGGTGCTAACCGCCGCATGGCTTGGACAGGGCACGATCTTTTTGCTCGGCAAGCGCTGGCTGCCCCAGGTAACGGTGGCGGCGCTGAGTCTGGCGACGCTCTACGGCGCGTATGAGGTCGGGCGGGCCGCGCTTGAGCCGACATTCATGTCCGATCGGCTGAGGAGCGTCGTCAGCGCCGACGGCTCGAGCAGCGCCGACGAGGTGCTCGCGCTGGCGGGGCAGGCCGTCGCCACGCCCGGCGGCGCGCTGATGGATGTCTGGGCACGCACGATCGCCCGGCAGGCCAGCGTCGACTTCGATCGAGTGACAGAGCAGCCGGAGCGCATAGGCTACGGCCTGCGCAAAGGCGCTGCGGTCGTCGGAACGCGCGCGCTGATGCAGCAGCAAGGCATCGATGTCACAGCGATCGACGTGTCCGAGCCAGATGTCACGCCGATCTACGTCGCAGAGGGTGGTCGCGTGCGCGGCGCGCTCTTGTTCGCGCCGCCACTGGAGCTGAACGGCTCGGCGATCATCCGCACCACCAGCAACGCCCGCTCGATCACGCCCTTCTTCAACGTCTATGGCACCGTGGCGCTGGCTGGCGGCGCGATCTACTCCGCGTACATCTTCTGGCGCAAGCGCGTGCTATACAACCGCATGATCGGCAACATCCTGATCGCCGTGGGCGCGATGTCGCCCGCGCTCGGCGGAACGTTGAGCAAGGCCGGATTTCCTACCGCGCTCTACATCAGCGAGCTGGTCGGCATTATGCTGATCTTTATCGGCTACACGCAGGCGGTCCAGACCGACGCGCCCGCGCCCGCACCTGTCGCGCAGCCGGTCCACGCTTCGTAGCCCTAGAGCGCCGCGAGGCCGGGGGTTTGGGGGACTCCCCCAAACATTCCTTTTCTGATCGAGTGTCGCAGAACCACTTTTCCGAAAAGGTTCCTTGATTCTACAGTGGCAGCCAGGATTGATACACGCATGGCGAAAGAGCCGAAATATCGCACCTCAACCCGCCGTGAACTGCCGGAGGCTCGCTGGCGGATGCTGGGCGTAGCCCTGGCGCTGCTCGGCATCGCGCTGCTGGTGATCCTTGTCGGCGCGGTGCTGGTCGCGCTCGGCGTGATCTCCGGCTGAGGACCGCGACCGTGCAAGCGATGCTGCGCCGCGCAATCCGCCTGCTGCTCCTGCGAGGAGTCGGCGCGGTCGCGCGGCGCTTTGTTCGTTCCAGCCCCCAGCAGGCGCGGCGCGTCCTGGTGATCAAGCCCGACCACCTGGGCGATGTGCTGCTGCTGACGCCCGCGCTGCGGCTGCTGCGCCAGCAGCAGCCGGATGCCGAGATCGCGCTGCTGATCGGGCCGTGGAGCCAGGTAGCCGTCGCGCACAACGCCGACATCGACACGACGCTGCTCTGCTCTTTTCCAGGTTTTACCCGCGCCGCAAGACCCAGACCGTGGCAGCCCTACGGCCTGCTGCTCAAGATGGCGCTCCTGCTCCGGGCCGGGCACTACGACGCCGCGCTGATCGCCCGCGACGACCACTGGTGGGGCGCGCTCCTGGCGATGCTGGCCGGAATCCCGCTGCGGCTCGGCTTCGCGCTGCCAGAGACTGAGCCGTTTCTGACGACCGCGCTGCCGCATAGCTTCAGCACGCATGTCACAGCCCAAAATATCAGGCTGGTTGAGGCGCTGACCGGACAGCCAGCAACCAAGCCACCGCCGATGGTTGCGCCGATCGGCGGGCGGGACCGAGCGTGGGCGACGGAGTGGCTAACCCGCCACGGCGTCATACCCGACGCGCAGATCGTGGCGCTGCATCCGGGCGCTGGCGGCGCGGCGAAGCTCTGGATTGACGCGCGCTGGTCAGAGGTTGCCGATGCGCTGCACGAGCGCGGCTATACTGTCGTGCTCACCGGCGGTCCCGACGAGCAGGCGCTCGTCACATCGATCGTGCGGGCAATGGCGCGTCATCCGCTGACGCTGGTAGGCGCGGCGACGATCGGACAGCTCGCGGCGCTCTATGCCCGCTGCGCGCTGGTGCTGGGCGTCGACAGCGGCCCGCTCCATCTGGCGGCGGCGTGCGGCGTTCCAACGCTGGCCTTGTTCGGGCCAGGCGATGCCGGACGCTTTGGTCCCTGGGGCGATCCGCAGCGACAGATCGTGCTGCGCAGCGGCCTGTGGTGCTCGCCGTGCGGCGTGCTCGACGCCTGCCCGCGCGGTACGCTGCCGAGCGAGTGTATGGCGCGGATCTCGACGGCAGAGGTCGTAGAGAGAATAAGCGAGCAAGCGAGCAGGTGAACAAGCGAGCAAAGGAACAAAGGAGCTAGAACAAAGAACCGGGTGCTATGCGGGTTCCCTTTGGGCACGGCGCCCGGCGCACAAAGAACGAACCGAGAACCAAGAACGAGAGAAGCTCGAAACTTGGAACTTGGAACCAAGAGCTGCTACGTCTCAATCCGCTTGTTGCCCGGCGGATCGCCGATCGGCGTTCTGGAGGGCTGCGGATCGCCAATCGGCGGCTCCTGATCCGGCGAGGGCAGATCCGGCTCGCGTGGCGGCGGCGGCTCGCCTTCGGGCGGCTGAGATGGAGCCGGAGGCTCCTTGCGCTCCTCCGGCAATGGCGGCTGATCGCCAATTGGTCGATCGTAGGGATCGTGACTCGTCACACAGACCTCCTCTGATGGGCAGCTTCCAGCAGCCCGGCTTGAAGATCCAGCGAGCAAGAAGCATGCCCAACACGGCTGGCGCGCTGATGGTGTTGCGTTGACGTGCTGCAGCGTAATGATCGTGGACGAGACGACGCCGAGAGCAGCTATTGAGACGAGCGAGCGGTATCAGCGGTGGAGGCAGCGGGGACGATCGAGCGAACAGGAAGGCCGCCAGGCTTGTTTTAACTCAGCGTCGAACGCCCTGCACCAGCTCCTGCCGCTTATAGTGGCAGTGATTGCAGTAGCGCACGCGGTATCCCGCCAGGACCGTCTGCTGGAGCGGCTGCCGACAGGTAGGACACGGCTCGTGCGTCGGCCCCTGGAAGAGCGGCGCTTCTTGGCCGTTTGCTGTGCCGCCATTGTGCTGCGCTTGCGCCGGAGCCGGAGATGGCGGTAGGTTGTAGCGCGGACGCTCGCGAGCAGCCGGCGGCGTGGGCGCAGGCATCCTGGGCCGCAGATCAAAGACTGTAGCGATATGCTCCACAAGCTGCGCGTAATCCAGCGCGCCACGGGAGCGCGGATCATGCTCGTAGATCGTGCGTCCTACGGCGGGCGCTTCCGAAAGCCGCACATTCACCCGGATCGGCTCGGTGACGATCCGACCATACTGGCTCCGTAGGTTCGCGAGCAGCGTGTTGGCCTGCCGCTGCCGTCCATCGAACATCGTCGGGATGATACAGCGGATCGTGCCGGTGCCGATACGCTGAAGCTGCCGCTCCAGCAGCTCGATGCCGCGCAGCGCCAGCGGCTCGATGATCGTCGGCGTGAGCACGTCGCGCGTCGCCATCAGCGCGTTGACGTTCATCACCGAGAGCGAGGCCGAGCAATCGATCAGCGCGACATCGTACTCTGCCGCCAGCGGCCTGAGCGCCCGCGTCAGGAGATGTGCCCAGTCTGGCCGCTGCGTGATCAGCGGCTGCGCGCTCATCAGCGTATCGTCGGCGGCCAGCAGATCGAGGTTAGGCCGGGCCTGAACGATACACTGCGCGGCGGGCTTGCCATCGACCAGCACCTCGTACAAGGTGCGCCGGGGCCGCACGCCGAGCGCCGTCGCAAGATTTCCCTGCGCGTCCACGTCCACCAGTAAGACACGCAGCCCTTTGAGCGACAACCCTGCTCCAAGGTTGACCACGGTGGTGGTTTTACCAACGCCACCCTTCAGGTTTGTTATGGCAACCGTTCGCATCTATCTGCCTTTGACCACGTCCGATGCTGGAAGTCGTGCGAGTTAGTCTAGCTCAGGCTGTGGGGGGCGTCAAGCCCCATACGCCATATTGCCCCAGCGATTGCAGAGATCGTCGTAGCGGCGGATTGTTGTACACTGATCCAGTGTAGCACGATCCGCGCCCAATGGCAGATCCGAAAGTCCTCTCCTGGTCTATCCGTGAATAATAGCGCAATCTATTGCTTAAACGCATTACAGTCGGTAGTAGCTGACGATCGACCCGGCGAGCCAGTCTGTTCCGTGAAGATCCCGCAACTTAACCGCAACGCTGCGTTTCTTGCCGCATCTTCGCCATCGTAGTACAATGATTCCCAGAAAGTCGCTACGACGATTGGAAAGACCAACCAAGGGTCGCAGCAATGTATACATGTCAACTAACACACACGCTGGTCCAGACGCACACACGTCATGCTGCCAGATGTGTGTTTTTTTGTTGTTCGCAGGGGGTGTTCGATGCCTGCTCAGCCATGCCCTGAGCGGGTACGCTGTCCGAGAAAGAAGGAGCCACTGAGCCACGGCATCGCAGCCGATCGCTCAACGTCCATGAAAGGAGCGTTCCATGAACATTCAGATCAAAACTCGCAATGGAAAGGTGACAGAGCGCCAGCGCATCTATATCCAGGAGAAGCTACACAAGCTTGAGCGGTATCTGGACGGCATCGGCGATATTCACGTCGATCTGTCGCACGAGCAGCTGCGCGGCATCGGCGAAACCAACATTGCGCAGGTGACACTCCATACGGCGCAGGGCACGATCCTTCGCGCCGAGGAACGCAGCCCCGATCTCTTTGCCGCCATCGACTCGCTCCACGACAGCTTACAGCGCCAGATTGTGCGCTACAAAGATAAACACTTCCGACGTGGTAAAATTCGGCGGCAGGGTGGCGAAGTGCTGACCGTCGGCCTCAACGGGAATGCGACCGAGTTCGACTATGAGCAGAGCAGCACGCCACAGCTTGTGAAAACGAAAACGTTTGCCTACAAGCCGATGTACAGCGACGAGGCGATCGAGCAGATGGAGCTGCTGGGACACTCCTTCTTCGTCTTCACCGACGCCGATACCGATCAGGTTAACGTCGTCTATCGCCGTCGCGATGGAAACTATGGGCTGATCGTGCCTGAGACGACCTAGCAGCGTACCGCCAGGTTTGTGTACAAGGCTGGGGCAGATCGTCCCAGCCTTTATGTTGAATCTGAAACGAGCAGGGCCTTGATGTTACAGCAAGATACCATGATCAACGGACGCTACCGCATCGTGCGGACCATCGGCAGCGGCGGTATGGGCAGTGTCTACGCCGCGCACGACGAGCGACTCGGACGGCAGGTAGCGCTCAAGCTGCTACGCGCCGATCTTGCCAGCGATCCGCGCGCCCGCGAGCGGTTTTTGCGCGAGGCGCAGATCGCCGCGCAGCTCATCCATCCCAATATCGTCCGCACCTACGATGTCGGCGATGCGCCCGAAGGCCCATATCTGGTGCAGGAGCTACTGCATGGCCGCACGCTCGATACCCTGATCCCGCTGCCGTCCAAACACGCGATCGAGCTAACCCGGCAGATCGCCGACGCGCTCGGCTATATCCACGGGCAGGGCTACGTCCACTGTGACATCAAGCCGCAAAACGTCATGCTGGTTGGAGCGTCCGGCGCGGAGCAGCGCGCGGTGCTGCTCGACTTTGGCATCGCGCGCGTCGAGGGCACCGCCACGACCACGCTGATCGCGACGCCGCACTATCTCGCGCCCGAACTCGCGATGGGATCGGCCCCGACCGCCGCCTCCGACTGGTATGCGCTGGGCATTGTGCTCTATCACATGCTGACCGACCATCCGCCCTTCGACGGCCCGACAATCCACACGATCATCGAGCAGCATCGCACCGCGCCGCTGCCGCCGCTGAAGATCGCCGCAGGAGCCGGGCCGCAGGAGACTTCCGCGCTCGAAGCGATCATCCGCAAGCTCACCGCCAAACAGCCTGAGGAGCGCTACACCTCCGCCACGGCGCTGCGCAACGATCTTGCCAGCGTCCAGGCGGGCGCGGTCCACGCCATGCCCACGGTCGTCGTCGGCAGCCAGCCCCGCCCGGCACCGGCAGCGCCGCGTCCGGTAGCAGAGCCGCGTGTGAAAGCTTCTGTACCGCCCCCGGCTGCGGCTGTGACGGCGGAGCAGCCACGGCGCGATCGACGGCTGTGGCTGCTTGGCCTGCCGCTCGTGCTGCTGCTGCTGGCCGGAACCGCCTTGATGCGCGATCGGACGCCCGATACCAGCGCCAATCCGCAGAGCAGCCCCTCCACCGCGCCCTCACCGACTACGCCGAGCGCGGTTGCGGTGCCCGATGTCGTCAATCTGCCGGTCGAGGAGGCGCAGCGGCAGATCACAGAGGCCGGGCTGGTCTTCGTCCAGGGCGAGGCAATCCAGGGCGAGCAGGCGGCGAACATTGTGCTCAGCACCGATCCGAGCCCAGGCCAGCCCGTCGCGCCCGGCTCACAGGTGATCGTCCAGGTCAGCGCGGGGCCGATCGTCGTTGCCCCGCCCGGCAACGACGGCGACGACGGTGGCGACGATGACGACGATAAAAAGGACGACAAGGACAAGGGCAAGAAAAACAAGGGCAAGAAAGACGACTAGCGAGCCGAGGCACAATTTTCTCATGAGCAACCTACACGCGCCGCAGCACATCGCCCCATGAAAAGCCTATCTTCATCTCGCGCCACACGCGCCGAGCGACTCCCGCGTGAGGCAGCCACGCAGCGCCGCACCGCCGTGCTGCTTGTCGGCGCTATCCTGATCGGAGCGCTGCTGCTGCGGATGCCGGGCCTGGCGCTGCCGCTTGAGCGCGACGAGGGCGCGTACGCCTATGTAGCCTGGACCTGGCTCCAGGGGGGCCTGCCCTACCGCGATGCCTTCGACCACAAGCCGCCGCTGATCTACCTGCTGTACATGCCGCCGCTGCTCTTCGGCCCGCCCTCCGCCTGGGCGATCCGCGTCTGGGCGACGCTGCTGTTTCTGGTCGATGTCGCGCTGGTCTGCGCTGTCGGGAACCGGGTCTGGAGCATGCGCGCGGCGCTGCTGGCCGCGCTGATCTTCGCGGTCGCGGGTAGCGCCTTCGATCTGCAAGGCTTAATCCTCAACACCGATCAGGCGCTGGTGCTGCCCACGCTGATCGCGCTGTGGTGCGCGATCCGCCTATCCGAAACGCAGCGCTTGCGATTTGCGATCGGCGCTGGCGCTGCGCTGGCCGCGACGATGCTGATCAAGCCGGTGGCGATCGTGCTGATTCCGGCGCTGCTGCTGGCCTGCTGGCGCAACGTGCGCAGCATCGTTCGGGTCTACGCCGGTGCTGCTCTCGGCGCGCTCCTCGTCGGGTTGCCGATCGCGGGAT is part of the Herpetosiphonaceae bacterium genome and harbors:
- a CDS encoding glycosyltransferase family 9 protein, whose amino-acid sequence is MLRRAIRLLLLRGVGAVARRFVRSSPQQARRVLVIKPDHLGDVLLLTPALRLLRQQQPDAEIALLIGPWSQVAVAHNADIDTTLLCSFPGFTRAARPRPWQPYGLLLKMALLLRAGHYDAALIARDDHWWGALLAMLAGIPLRLGFALPETEPFLTTALPHSFSTHVTAQNIRLVEALTGQPATKPPPMVAPIGGRDRAWATEWLTRHGVIPDAQIVALHPGAGGAAKLWIDARWSEVADALHERGYTVVLTGGPDEQALVTSIVRAMARHPLTLVGAATIGQLAALYARCALVLGVDSGPLHLAAACGVPTLALFGPGDAGRFGPWGDPQRQIVLRSGLWCSPCGVLDACPRGTLPSECMARISTAEVVERISEQASR
- the raiA gene encoding ribosome-associated translation inhibitor RaiA; the protein is MNIQIKTRNGKVTERQRIYIQEKLHKLERYLDGIGDIHVDLSHEQLRGIGETNIAQVTLHTAQGTILRAEERSPDLFAAIDSLHDSLQRQIVRYKDKHFRRGKIRRQGGEVLTVGLNGNATEFDYEQSSTPQLVKTKTFAYKPMYSDEAIEQMELLGHSFFVFTDADTDQVNVVYRRRDGNYGLIVPETT
- a CDS encoding AAA family ATPase translates to MRTVAITNLKGGVGKTTTVVNLGAGLSLKGLRVLLVDVDAQGNLATALGVRPRRTLYEVLVDGKPAAQCIVQARPNLDLLAADDTLMSAQPLITQRPDWAHLLTRALRPLAAEYDVALIDCSASLSVMNVNALMATRDVLTPTIIEPLALRGIELLERQLQRIGTGTIRCIIPTMFDGRQRQANTLLANLRSQYGRIVTEPIRVNVRLSEAPAVGRTIYEHDPRSRGALDYAQLVEHIATVFDLRPRMPAPTPPAARERPRYNLPPSPAPAQAQHNGGTANGQEAPLFQGPTHEPCPTCRQPLQQTVLAGYRVRYCNHCHYKRQELVQGVRR
- a CDS encoding protein kinase, with amino-acid sequence MLQQDTMINGRYRIVRTIGSGGMGSVYAAHDERLGRQVALKLLRADLASDPRARERFLREAQIAAQLIHPNIVRTYDVGDAPEGPYLVQELLHGRTLDTLIPLPSKHAIELTRQIADALGYIHGQGYVHCDIKPQNVMLVGASGAEQRAVLLDFGIARVEGTATTTLIATPHYLAPELAMGSAPTAASDWYALGIVLYHMLTDHPPFDGPTIHTIIEQHRTAPLPPLKIAAGAGPQETSALEAIIRKLTAKQPEERYTSATALRNDLASVQAGAVHAMPTVVVGSQPRPAPAAPRPVAEPRVKASVPPPAAAVTAEQPRRDRRLWLLGLPLVLLLLAGTALMRDRTPDTSANPQSSPSTAPSPTTPSAVAVPDVVNLPVEEAQRQITEAGLVFVQGEAIQGEQAANIVLSTDPSPGQPVAPGSQVIVQVSAGPIVVAPPGNDGDDGGDDDDDKKDDKDKGKKNKGKKDD
- a CDS encoding CpXC domain-containing protein, with translation MATLPPQPVAVKCPNCGTNFQTPVFQLIDVGQQPELKQAFLSGRVNVAVCPKCGAGGMLSAPLVYHDPEKQIFFSLFPQEVQARPEEQERFIGALQQIVMQSVPADRPKGYLLNPRRFITLTSMLDEILEAEGISKEALAAQRKRTELLGRLLQADEDEAAFTKLVEENRAALDYEFFVTLAAYIEASEADQDQESFERFTSLRDRLLQLTGFDASSLGGDEPGVDAAIDALLAAEEATLEETIAEYRPAIDYDFYAMLTERAEAARAAGNTAEAEQIEARRSLILETTERMDREAQAMFEGAAQTLREVLQAEDLRQALAERRDQLSEAFLLVVAANRESAQRANKPDIIERLNEIERLTVEVVQESMSPEERFIGQLLSTEKPQDATKLLRQNAAKITPDLVKRINELAEEMDKGGRKEMSDRLRQLGREAASMLF